The Patescibacteria group bacterium genome segment GCGGTGCAGGAGTTGAACTTGAAAGTGGAAAATCTCATTTCTCAAGGCTTGACCAGTGTTAAAAATCTAGTGCTCGATTCTGTTTCTGCTGCCACAGGAAAGTTTGGGAGGGTGGAAACTGAAACTGCTTCAGTTTCGAAAGGTCTTGAGATGAAAGATTCAGTAACAGGTTCAATGTATTGTGTGACCATTCTTAATGGAGAATTTAATAAGCAACAGGGAACTTGCGACTCTCTCATCAACCCAACCGGATTCACAGCTTCCTCCACTCTCGCCACTGAAACACCAAGCGATACCGAACCTCCAACTATCACCATCACCGGCCCCAACCCAGCTGAAATCACCACCGGCTCAAGTTACATAGATCTCGGCGCTACCGTAGACGATAATGTAAACCATAACCTCGGTATTCACACT includes the following:
- a CDS encoding immunoglobulin-like domain-containing protein is translated as AVQELNLKVENLISQGLTSVKNLVLDSVSAATGKFGRVETETASVSKGLEMKDSVTGSMYCVTILNGEFNKQQGTCDSLINPTGFTASSTLATETPSDTEPPTITITGPNPAEITTGSSYIDLGATVDDNVNHNLGIHTTDNINTALAGSYSVIYTATDQAGNSATSTRAVIVSDPDLGNGTTTPTE